Proteins co-encoded in one Spirosoma endbachense genomic window:
- a CDS encoding META domain-containing protein produces MRLILLSVLLLFASCRRPSKQLAAMFTPTNQSEIADYTTHLKAGDELLAVGNEPSWSLTINSSKNTLRFKSMAGDSLNIPVPERQADSDGSFRFDAPVESGRLKVLFALDSCVDKLSGQRFDYRVEVDLRGKNYLGCGVSLRRVALLQDIWVLTDLQGQRITTNSSKSEAPRLEISLTEGCVTGTTGCNRLNGSVRADSRLIRFGPLATTKMACAGDVNTIEAKLLTSLLLPLAYQVGEGKLILLQQGKPIAVFKKVD; encoded by the coding sequence ATGCGACTCATTCTGCTCAGCGTTTTACTCCTTTTCGCATCCTGCCGCCGTCCTTCCAAACAGTTGGCCGCTATGTTTACGCCAACGAATCAGTCCGAAATAGCTGATTATACCACGCACCTGAAGGCAGGCGACGAACTTCTGGCCGTAGGCAACGAGCCTTCCTGGTCATTGACCATTAACTCCTCGAAAAATACGCTGCGGTTTAAATCGATGGCTGGCGATAGCCTGAACATACCAGTACCGGAGCGCCAGGCTGATTCAGATGGTTCCTTTCGTTTTGATGCGCCCGTTGAGTCAGGGCGCCTTAAAGTACTATTCGCGCTCGATAGCTGTGTCGATAAACTATCGGGTCAACGGTTCGATTATCGCGTTGAAGTCGATCTACGGGGTAAAAATTATTTGGGGTGTGGTGTTTCCCTGCGTCGAGTCGCACTCCTACAGGACATTTGGGTGCTGACGGACTTGCAGGGTCAACGCATTACAACGAATAGCTCGAAAAGCGAGGCTCCCCGCCTGGAAATTTCGCTCACCGAAGGGTGCGTAACGGGCACAACGGGCTGCAATCGGCTGAATGGGAGCGTACGGGCCGATAGTCGGCTGATTCGGTTCGGGCCGTTGGCAACAACCAAAATGGCCTGTGCTGGTGACGTGAATACGATCGAGGCAAAACTCCTGACCAGTCTGTTGCTCCCCTTGGCGTATCAGGTTGGTGAAGGGAAGCTGATTTTACTACAACAGGGCAAGCCAATAGCCGTATTTAAAAAGGTTGATTAA
- a CDS encoding DUF1572 domain-containing protein: protein MTSDYLESARKQFEYYKLLGEKTFSQVSDEQLFWQYNEASNSIATIVKHLWGNMLSRWTDFLTTDGEKEWRDREAEFDNDIATREELLTKWNQGWDCLLNAIGSLTNEDLEKEIYIRNMGHTVTEAINRQLAHYPYHIGQIVFIGKMVCDDNWTSLSIPRGNSSTYNAGKFAKPRHKEHFTNEFLNTRSE, encoded by the coding sequence ATGACTTCGGACTATCTTGAAAGTGCACGAAAACAGTTTGAGTATTATAAACTGCTCGGCGAAAAGACATTTTCTCAGGTTTCGGACGAACAGCTGTTCTGGCAATATAACGAGGCCAGCAATAGCATTGCTACCATTGTCAAACACCTTTGGGGCAATATGCTCTCCCGGTGGACCGATTTTCTGACAACGGATGGCGAGAAAGAGTGGCGGGACCGGGAGGCCGAGTTTGATAACGATATTGCGACGAGAGAAGAACTGCTGACCAAGTGGAATCAGGGCTGGGACTGCCTGCTGAATGCGATTGGTTCCCTAACAAATGAGGATCTGGAAAAGGAAATCTATATTCGGAATATGGGCCATACCGTAACGGAAGCCATTAATAGACAACTGGCTCATTATCCGTATCACATTGGCCAGATCGTTTTTATTGGTAAAATGGTTTGTGACGATAACTGGACATCCTTATCGATTCCAAGGGGTAATTCGAGTACTTATAACGCCGGAAAATTTGCAAAACCCAGGCATAAAGAACACTTCACGAATGAATTTTTAAATACCCGATCAGAGTAA
- the recQ gene encoding DNA helicase RecQ, which translates to MTSEAPIRSQNPADYLKRYYGYDVFRPMQEDIIQSILGGRDTVVLMPTGGGKSVCFQIPALMLPGITIVVSPLIALMKDQVGALHMNGIPAAYINSTQHGREQRDIEEDALSGKLKLLYVSPEKLLTESFLHFLKRIKISLFAIDEAHCISSWGHDFRPEYTQLNILKEQFPDTPTIALTATADKLTRQDISQRLGMNDPAVFVASFNRTNLSLQVLPGQNRIQQIFKLLQQKPDTSGIIYCLSRKSTESLAAKLQEKGFNAAFYHAGMDPADRSRTQEAFLRDDVRIMCATIAFGMGIDKSNVRWVIHYNMPKNIEGFYQEIGRAGRDGAAAQTVLFYSFADVATYKEMLAENSPANLGLQLAKLERMQQYADAHTCRRQILLSYFSEELSEPCGNCDVCRDPRVTFDGTILAQKALSAIVRTHERVPMNLLIDILRGSRSQQVLQGGYDQIKTYGAGRDLRFEDWRNYLHQLINIGVIEVAYDQHYALRRGILADQVLYGNRRIDLVRPDDAPKAVVEKTKTKTETNRDELFERLRALRKQLADEQNVPPYVIFTDTTLEDMARQRPITPDALRNVSGVGERKLQLFGKRFLDEIIGYVRGRVQAGEKPKGSTQLMTLDFYNNGMTIEQIAAERKLTTGSIAGHLVQLSKAGYAIDLESLISPAERREIEKAITMVGLDEGRLKPVFDHLGGRYDYSKLTIVVGLMDK; encoded by the coding sequence ATGACCAGTGAAGCTCCAATCCGCTCTCAGAATCCTGCTGACTACCTAAAACGATACTATGGTTATGATGTGTTCCGGCCTATGCAGGAGGACATCATCCAATCCATTCTGGGTGGGCGGGATACGGTCGTTCTGATGCCAACGGGGGGTGGCAAATCGGTTTGCTTTCAGATTCCGGCATTGATGCTTCCCGGCATTACCATAGTCGTTTCACCGCTGATAGCGCTCATGAAAGATCAGGTGGGTGCACTGCATATGAACGGCATCCCGGCCGCTTATATCAACAGTACTCAACATGGCCGTGAGCAACGGGACATTGAAGAGGATGCACTCAGTGGCAAGCTCAAACTGCTGTACGTTTCACCCGAAAAACTGCTGACCGAATCGTTTCTCCATTTCCTGAAACGCATCAAAATTTCGCTTTTCGCTATTGACGAAGCACACTGTATTTCTTCCTGGGGTCATGATTTCCGGCCTGAATACACACAATTGAATATTCTGAAGGAGCAGTTCCCGGATACACCAACCATTGCCCTGACTGCTACCGCCGATAAACTCACCCGGCAGGATATTTCGCAACGGCTTGGCATGAATGATCCTGCCGTATTTGTGGCCTCATTTAACCGGACGAATCTGAGCTTGCAGGTATTGCCGGGTCAGAACCGTATCCAGCAGATTTTTAAACTTTTACAGCAGAAACCCGACACATCCGGCATTATTTACTGCCTGAGCCGAAAGTCCACGGAATCGCTGGCGGCTAAGTTGCAGGAAAAAGGCTTCAATGCGGCCTTTTATCACGCGGGCATGGACCCCGCCGACCGCTCCCGTACGCAGGAGGCATTCCTCCGCGATGATGTTCGAATTATGTGTGCAACGATTGCCTTTGGTATGGGGATCGATAAATCGAACGTAAGGTGGGTGATTCATTACAACATGCCAAAAAACATTGAGGGCTTTTATCAGGAAATCGGGCGGGCCGGTCGGGATGGAGCCGCAGCCCAAACAGTACTGTTCTATAGCTTCGCCGATGTAGCAACGTATAAGGAAATGCTGGCCGAAAACAGTCCGGCCAATCTGGGTCTTCAACTGGCCAAACTGGAGCGCATGCAGCAATATGCCGATGCGCATACCTGTCGCCGTCAGATACTCCTCTCCTATTTTTCGGAGGAACTGTCTGAGCCCTGCGGCAACTGCGATGTCTGCCGTGATCCACGCGTAACCTTCGATGGTACGATTCTCGCCCAAAAAGCGCTGTCGGCTATCGTTCGCACACACGAACGCGTACCAATGAACCTGCTGATCGATATTCTTCGCGGCTCCCGCAGCCAGCAAGTGTTGCAGGGTGGATATGATCAAATTAAAACCTATGGTGCCGGTCGTGATCTTCGCTTTGAGGACTGGCGTAACTACCTGCACCAGCTTATCAACATTGGCGTTATTGAAGTTGCTTACGATCAGCATTATGCCCTGCGCCGGGGTATTCTGGCCGATCAGGTTCTTTATGGTAACCGCAGGATCGATCTTGTGCGGCCCGATGATGCACCCAAAGCAGTGGTCGAAAAAACAAAGACCAAAACTGAAACCAATCGTGACGAACTCTTCGAGCGATTACGGGCACTTCGCAAACAACTCGCCGACGAGCAGAACGTTCCACCATACGTTATCTTTACGGATACCACTCTGGAAGATATGGCCCGGCAGCGCCCTATTACTCCAGATGCTTTGCGTAATGTCAGCGGGGTTGGTGAGCGGAAGCTGCAATTGTTCGGCAAACGATTCCTCGACGAAATTATCGGTTATGTTCGCGGACGGGTACAGGCCGGTGAAAAGCCGAAAGGTTCAACTCAATTAATGACCCTCGATTTCTACAACAACGGCATGACAATTGAGCAGATCGCTGCCGAACGGAAACTCACAACAGGCTCTATTGCGGGTCACTTAGTACAACTCTCAAAGGCGGGTTACGCTATTGATCTGGAGTCATTAATCAGCCCTGCCGAACGACGCGAAATAGAAAAAGCAATCACAATGGTTGGCCTTGACGAAGGGCGCTTAAAGCCCGTTTTCGATCATTTAGGAGGCCGATACGACTATAGTAAATTGACCATTGTAGTAGGCCTTATGGACAAATAA
- a CDS encoding lytic transglycosylase domain-containing protein codes for MAAIKPSVATPVVAPPKWGADTSRSLPSSNGLNNPALLVVDSSRRVFPIYFCGEEVPVHEPRVSRRWLQTLRTYGAQEECLFDLRSRASTFFPIIDPILRKYKIPRDFRFMPLAESALVNDCVSPKGASGYWQLMPETARELGLTVSKKLDERYDLEKATIAVCRYLHQLYGQLGSWTLVAAAYNGGITHIQNKMEQQGHSNYYKLRLHRETSHYLFRILAYKELLSNPRQYALLLRTSTIEQLMKPLPSWHKPLALPKKIKDAPTVELVDADYTDPTWGPRPNTALTKAPSDTEQFIAMATSAKKLSDMPNADLEKQNSGLPIKKLMMGLMVLRFRRPRILQWKKGEGEGIRPLHFWDWL; via the coding sequence ATGGCCGCGATAAAACCGAGCGTTGCTACGCCGGTTGTCGCCCCACCCAAATGGGGGGCCGATACGAGCCGATCGCTTCCGTCGTCAAACGGCCTGAACAACCCCGCGTTACTGGTTGTCGACTCCTCCAGACGCGTTTTCCCCATCTATTTTTGCGGAGAAGAAGTTCCGGTTCACGAACCCCGCGTATCACGCCGGTGGCTGCAAACCCTACGCACATACGGCGCTCAGGAAGAATGCCTTTTCGATCTCCGCAGTCGGGCTTCGACCTTTTTTCCGATCATCGATCCGATCCTTCGGAAGTACAAAATTCCGCGTGATTTTCGGTTTATGCCACTTGCCGAAAGTGCGCTGGTCAATGACTGCGTATCGCCTAAAGGCGCATCGGGCTATTGGCAACTAATGCCCGAAACCGCCCGGGAATTGGGGCTTACAGTGAGCAAGAAACTTGACGAACGATATGACCTTGAAAAAGCGACCATAGCTGTTTGTCGGTACCTCCACCAGTTGTATGGTCAATTAGGTTCCTGGACGCTTGTTGCCGCTGCCTATAATGGTGGTATTACGCATATCCAGAACAAAATGGAGCAGCAGGGCCACTCAAATTATTATAAGTTACGGCTACACCGCGAAACGAGCCACTATCTGTTCCGCATTCTGGCTTATAAAGAATTATTGAGTAACCCCCGTCAGTATGCCTTGCTGCTTCGCACGTCCACGATTGAGCAATTGATGAAGCCATTGCCAAGCTGGCACAAACCACTGGCGCTTCCGAAGAAAATTAAAGACGCCCCAACCGTTGAACTCGTCGACGCCGACTACACTGATCCTACCTGGGGACCACGTCCTAATACGGCACTGACAAAAGCCCCTTCCGATACGGAACAATTTATTGCCATGGCAACGTCGGCAAAAAAGCTATCGGATATGCCAAATGCGGATCTGGAAAAGCAAAATTCAGGCTTACCCATCAAAAAATTGATGATGGGTCTGATGGTCCTGCGATTCCGTCGGCCGCGTATCCTGCAATGGAAAAAAGGGGAAGGTGAAGGCATTCGCCCCCTCCACTTCTGGGATTGGCTCTAA
- a CDS encoding lytic transglycosylase domain-containing protein — protein MKVLTVLMHFLVSLSLATGLLALTGQSYAFNLSVPTSSQVAVTASTFGISFEPNLKPLLPPVYFCGESVPLHEETVARRLVSALVVNTNQNQALYRIRQRAASFFPIIEPILARHRIPSDFKYLPLVESALTGFAVSPKGAVGYWQFMPATARELGLSIRPGYDERRNLVKSTEAACRYLNYLYNRLGSWTLAAAAYNNGIGALLGNIRRQQQRDYYYLRLNAETGKYLYRILAFKELFSNYRCYESLLSDQMIAYLSQPLSPDSDEAGDEVLLSEIVMDEATQSAVNTPVQGSQIVANGRTDDIPLPNAADVFLGGIKARLSESSSLQRGQVWVFHLTRDGIAGGKDVDEGDVLYAVVEDIDTKTGKLFLRADRLYSANEKHTYNLALAAVDASTGRIGIKLPDMDQVKSGWILTWKAL, from the coding sequence ATGAAAGTACTCACAGTCCTGATGCATTTCTTAGTTTCGTTATCGCTGGCGACAGGATTACTAGCGTTAACTGGTCAATCGTACGCGTTCAATTTGTCGGTACCGACTAGTTCACAAGTTGCTGTCACCGCTTCCACATTTGGCATCTCTTTTGAACCCAATTTGAAACCACTGCTTCCCCCCGTTTATTTCTGTGGAGAGTCAGTGCCACTTCATGAGGAAACGGTTGCCCGAAGGCTGGTATCGGCTTTAGTAGTCAATACAAATCAAAACCAGGCTTTATACCGTATCCGGCAACGAGCTGCTTCGTTTTTTCCTATTATTGAACCGATACTGGCTCGTCATCGCATACCGTCGGATTTTAAGTACCTTCCTTTGGTTGAAAGTGCCTTAACTGGCTTTGCCGTTTCGCCCAAGGGAGCGGTTGGTTACTGGCAGTTTATGCCGGCTACTGCCCGCGAATTAGGCTTATCGATTCGACCTGGCTATGATGAACGCCGAAATCTGGTAAAATCGACCGAAGCGGCCTGCCGGTATCTAAACTACCTGTATAATCGGCTTGGCTCCTGGACCCTGGCCGCTGCCGCCTATAACAATGGTATTGGTGCTTTATTGGGAAATATTCGTCGGCAACAGCAGCGTGATTATTATTATCTGCGACTAAATGCGGAGACGGGAAAATACCTTTATCGGATTCTGGCCTTCAAAGAGTTATTTTCCAATTACCGGTGTTACGAGAGCCTACTTTCCGATCAGATGATAGCCTACCTGAGTCAGCCTCTTTCCCCAGATTCAGATGAGGCCGGTGATGAAGTCTTACTCTCAGAAATTGTAATGGATGAAGCCACGCAATCAGCGGTGAATACGCCTGTTCAGGGATCGCAGATAGTAGCAAACGGTCGTACTGACGATATTCCATTACCTAACGCGGCCGATGTATTTCTGGGTGGGATAAAGGCGCGGTTATCAGAATCGTCAAGTTTGCAACGTGGTCAGGTTTGGGTCTTTCACCTCACCCGCGACGGCATTGCCGGAGGGAAGGATGTGGATGAAGGAGACGTTCTTTATGCTGTTGTGGAAGACATTGACACGAAGACAGGAAAATTATTCCTTCGGGCCGACAGACTGTACTCAGCCAATGAAAAACATACCTATAATCTTGCGCTCGCAGCGGTAGATGCGTCAACAGGGCGCATTGGCATTAAACTGCCCGATATGGATCAGGTCAAATCGGGCTGGATTCTGACCTGGAAGGCCTTATAG
- a CDS encoding lytic transglycosylase domain-containing protein has protein sequence MTSAIRFASILILIGLLGKSAVFAQKKSAIRPAMPKPRPTVGLTRLHFCGETVPTEQGDVSTKLAFALAGSSGYSSHVNGLKARSAPYFAVIEPILSKHGVPNDFKYLPLIESAWQSNAVSSAGAVGYWQFMDDTAQDMGLSIAPGNDERTDLRKSTEAACRYLQFLYRKLGSWTLVAAAYNGGVGMVQRKITRVGHRDYYAMSMNAETGYYLYRILAMKELFTNPTYGMSTTMLIASGNAYERERAQARRMGWLQDEEPEPVGIPIESLPKAAGVSARAEAIAMDSVLNELLKSKSVSSPVFLGDLSAKLIRAGQLKVGQSWTFSLTEDVQIGEDALKTGDALYAVVDEIDAQGNLFFRATKLISSETKSVIPLTLIAMNPATGFAGIPRPKTIRPGWVVQWKL, from the coding sequence TTGACTTCTGCCATACGATTCGCTTCTATATTGATTCTCATCGGTTTACTAGGTAAATCCGCTGTGTTTGCTCAGAAAAAAAGTGCAATTCGTCCGGCGATGCCAAAACCACGGCCCACCGTTGGTTTAACCAGGCTTCATTTTTGTGGGGAAACCGTTCCGACCGAACAGGGCGACGTGTCTACAAAACTAGCATTCGCCCTGGCTGGTAGTTCTGGTTACAGCAGTCACGTAAATGGCCTAAAAGCCCGATCGGCTCCCTATTTCGCCGTTATTGAACCCATCCTGAGCAAACACGGTGTACCCAACGATTTTAAATATTTACCACTCATCGAAAGTGCATGGCAGTCTAATGCTGTTTCGTCGGCGGGTGCCGTTGGTTACTGGCAATTCATGGACGATACTGCCCAGGATATGGGACTTTCGATTGCCCCTGGCAATGACGAACGAACAGACCTTCGAAAATCGACCGAAGCAGCCTGCCGTTATCTCCAGTTTCTTTATCGGAAGTTAGGCTCCTGGACACTCGTTGCGGCAGCTTACAACGGTGGCGTCGGTATGGTACAACGTAAAATAACACGCGTTGGCCATCGCGATTATTATGCTATGAGTATGAATGCCGAAACAGGCTATTATCTGTATCGGATTCTGGCCATGAAAGAGCTTTTCACAAATCCTACCTATGGGATGAGTACGACCATGCTCATTGCATCAGGGAATGCTTACGAACGGGAACGGGCTCAGGCCCGACGGATGGGCTGGCTTCAGGATGAAGAGCCGGAGCCCGTTGGTATACCGATTGAGTCGCTGCCTAAGGCCGCTGGCGTTAGCGCCCGAGCTGAGGCTATTGCCATGGATAGTGTTCTGAATGAGTTGCTTAAAAGCAAGTCAGTTTCATCGCCTGTTTTCCTGGGTGATTTGTCCGCGAAATTAATCCGGGCGGGCCAGCTTAAAGTAGGCCAAAGCTGGACATTTTCTTTAACTGAAGATGTTCAGATTGGCGAAGATGCGCTAAAAACAGGCGACGCATTATATGCCGTCGTAGATGAAATCGATGCTCAGGGTAATCTGTTCTTCCGGGCTACCAAACTTATTTCCTCTGAAACCAAAAGCGTGATTCCTCTTACGCTAATCGCCATGAATCCGGCCACCGGTTTCGCCGGAATTCCACGGCCCAAAACAATCAGGCCGGGTTGGGTAGTCCAGTGGAAGTTGTAG
- a CDS encoding TonB-dependent receptor: MIRFIQLLLVSQLLSLAVHAQLMVKVSGVVHDSTTGSPLAGAAIVIDYRKNLTGTHTNTEGYYAINLPAGEHILVARLVGYTPVRKVFRVGSGPVVVNVNMASVVSQLEEVVVTTKGFDQTIRQPMLGVNQLNISALKKLPAALGEVDLLRGLQMLPGVSSVGEASNGVNIRGGTTDQNLILLDDTPIFNPTHMFGLFSVFPTDAISTVDLYKGNVPARFGGRAASVLDVTLRNPNLDKFSLSGGISVVSNKITADIPIVKGKFGILVSGRGAFNDFLLPLVSDKLANIRAKFGDGVLKAFWRMDDRNTLTFTGYASKDLFQTDLLANLPNVNGTASRYDHQTVNLMARWFRAISPRLNMQTSGIYVHYVPRILSPELNGNIVTLRSSVLQRQIKSNLNYQLTNQKIEVGISGTHYRVEPGTLLPGRSESVNYVTTPTENALELAINADYERSVGEKLAISAGLRYSHFLSLGPSLVRQYAVNETRDEFSVIDSTRYGAGKIAKGYGGFEPRLGIRYTLGTNSSLKFGYNLMRQYLQVVTNTTTPLPTSRWKTSDPNIRPQISQLLTAGYFLTFKENIYELTVEGYWRATKNIIDYRPGADFLLQPYPETQLLQGKSRAYGIETMISKKKGELTGWLNYTYARTLNQVYEGPTVEQNVNGGDWYRANYDRPHTVNANMTIDVDRHNSFGFTFAFSTGRPYSAPTGYVTIDGAQYPYYGVRNNERLPAYHRLDFTWNIYNPGMRNRRWEGRWAFTIYNLYAHKNAYSIFFKAEDGKTNAYKLQIFAAPIASLSYNFVFK, encoded by the coding sequence ATGATCCGATTTATACAGTTACTTCTTGTAAGTCAATTGCTTAGTCTGGCCGTACACGCTCAACTTATGGTAAAGGTGAGTGGAGTTGTCCATGATTCGACTACAGGAAGCCCACTCGCCGGGGCCGCTATTGTTATTGACTATCGTAAAAATCTTACCGGAACGCATACCAATACGGAAGGGTATTACGCTATCAATCTGCCTGCCGGTGAACACATTTTGGTAGCCCGGCTGGTCGGTTATACGCCAGTCCGTAAGGTTTTTAGGGTCGGATCAGGTCCTGTTGTTGTAAACGTGAATATGGCCTCTGTTGTGAGTCAACTGGAAGAGGTAGTCGTCACTACTAAAGGCTTTGATCAAACCATACGTCAGCCTATGCTAGGTGTTAATCAGTTGAATATTAGTGCGTTAAAAAAACTTCCGGCAGCACTGGGCGAGGTCGATTTGTTGAGAGGGTTACAGATGCTTCCTGGTGTATCGAGCGTTGGAGAAGCGTCTAACGGTGTCAATATTCGGGGAGGCACGACTGATCAAAATCTGATTCTACTTGATGATACGCCGATTTTTAACCCAACACATATGTTTGGGTTGTTTTCTGTATTCCCTACCGATGCCATCAGCACCGTTGATCTCTATAAAGGGAATGTACCCGCTCGTTTTGGTGGCCGGGCGGCCTCTGTGCTTGATGTAACACTGCGAAACCCTAACCTGGATAAATTTAGTCTGTCGGGTGGAATAAGTGTGGTTTCAAATAAGATCACGGCGGATATTCCTATTGTGAAGGGTAAGTTTGGCATTCTGGTTTCGGGGCGCGGAGCCTTCAATGATTTTCTGCTGCCTCTGGTGAGCGATAAGCTGGCCAATATTCGAGCTAAATTTGGTGATGGAGTGCTGAAGGCTTTCTGGCGAATGGATGATCGAAATACGCTAACCTTTACGGGTTATGCGAGCAAGGATTTATTTCAGACAGATTTGTTAGCTAATCTACCCAATGTGAATGGAACGGCTTCCCGATACGATCATCAAACGGTTAATCTGATGGCCCGCTGGTTTAGGGCAATTTCGCCCCGGCTAAACATGCAGACCTCGGGCATTTACGTACACTATGTTCCGCGTATTCTATCGCCCGAATTAAATGGGAATATTGTTACACTGCGGTCGTCGGTTTTGCAACGGCAGATAAAGTCAAATCTGAACTATCAGCTTACAAACCAGAAAATCGAAGTAGGCATCAGCGGAACGCATTACCGGGTAGAACCGGGAACCTTGCTGCCTGGCAGGAGCGAAAGTGTCAATTATGTAACTACGCCTACCGAAAATGCACTCGAACTGGCCATTAATGCCGATTATGAACGAAGTGTAGGTGAAAAACTAGCTATTTCAGCTGGACTTCGTTACTCGCATTTTCTGTCGCTGGGTCCATCGCTGGTGAGACAGTATGCCGTAAATGAAACCCGCGATGAATTTTCGGTAATCGATTCCACCCGCTACGGTGCGGGGAAGATTGCGAAAGGATATGGTGGCTTTGAGCCTCGGTTGGGTATTCGTTACACTTTAGGAACCAACTCGTCCCTGAAGTTTGGCTATAATCTAATGCGACAATACCTGCAGGTTGTTACCAATACAACAACACCATTACCGACATCACGCTGGAAAACATCAGACCCCAACATTCGGCCACAAATCAGTCAATTGCTGACGGCGGGTTATTTCCTGACGTTTAAAGAAAATATTTATGAACTGACCGTCGAAGGCTACTGGCGTGCTACAAAAAACATTATCGACTACCGGCCAGGAGCCGATTTTCTGCTACAACCTTACCCAGAAACACAGCTATTGCAGGGGAAAAGCCGCGCTTACGGGATTGAGACAATGATTTCGAAGAAAAAAGGAGAGTTAACGGGTTGGCTTAATTATACCTATGCCCGGACACTTAACCAGGTTTATGAAGGGCCAACTGTGGAGCAGAATGTAAACGGCGGTGATTGGTATCGGGCGAATTATGACCGGCCTCATACGGTCAATGCGAACATGACCATCGATGTAGATCGCCATAACAGTTTTGGGTTTACATTCGCTTTCAGCACAGGCCGACCGTATTCTGCACCAACGGGTTATGTAACAATTGATGGGGCGCAATATCCGTACTATGGTGTCAGGAATAACGAACGACTGCCAGCCTATCACCGACTGGATTTTACCTGGAATATCTACAACCCCGGCATGCGTAACCGGCGTTGGGAGGGGCGCTGGGCATTTACGATTTATAATCTATACGCCCACAAAAATGCTTACTCCATTTTCTTTAAAGCCGAAGATGGAAAAACCAATGCTTACAAACTGCAGATTTTCGCGGCTCCTATTGCGTCTCTATCGTATAACTTCGTGTTCAAATAA
- a CDS encoding DUF4249 domain-containing protein gives MRLLICWGIVFGLLAVMQSCIEAYDPNVALNANLVVVSGIVTDLDEQQTISLSRSLSSADSANVSMPIQGATVTIVVNGTTPISLLETQPGTYSFPAGFRGKLSNSYQLRFQTLEGKTYESSVETMVSVPPILKTYDQFNPEGPKKTANGLPIPANDVYVDFQDPVNERNFYLWRWRLYEQQAWCATCQQGRYVVSDIGPIGAGPLNVIGCVRDTTLSTFNLFDYPCRGLCWDIFYNTTIDISSDVYTNGQTQIGHKVASIPIYQRDPALIVVELLSLSPNAYRYYKLFADQTQNTGTLADSPPAPLAGNVHNLANPTENVVGYFSAASVAVNRHKINRQDVASGMFQGLFFAINGRVPRTEADLPGSNNPFGTSSSSSLCIPSQSRTDQLPPGWND, from the coding sequence ATGCGTCTACTCATTTGTTGGGGTATTGTTTTTGGTTTACTGGCTGTCATGCAGAGCTGCATTGAGGCTTACGACCCAAATGTGGCACTAAATGCTAATTTAGTTGTGGTGAGTGGCATCGTAACGGATCTTGACGAACAGCAAACAATCAGCTTAAGCCGGTCTTTGTCTTCTGCTGATAGTGCCAATGTCAGTATGCCTATTCAGGGAGCCACCGTTACTATAGTGGTGAATGGTACAACACCGATTTCACTACTAGAGACCCAACCCGGCACGTACAGCTTTCCGGCTGGTTTTCGGGGAAAGCTCAGTAATAGCTATCAGCTTCGTTTCCAGACGCTCGAAGGCAAAACGTATGAGTCGTCTGTAGAAACAATGGTATCAGTACCACCTATTTTAAAAACCTACGATCAGTTTAATCCTGAGGGCCCTAAAAAAACTGCGAACGGGTTGCCGATCCCTGCCAATGATGTTTATGTCGATTTTCAGGATCCCGTCAATGAGCGTAATTTTTATTTATGGCGCTGGAGGCTTTATGAACAGCAAGCCTGGTGTGCTACCTGTCAACAGGGGCGATATGTGGTCTCAGATATCGGTCCCATTGGGGCAGGTCCTTTAAATGTGATCGGTTGTGTTCGGGATACGACACTGAGCACATTCAATTTATTCGATTACCCGTGTCGGGGTTTATGCTGGGATATTTTCTACAACACGACTATCGATATTTCATCGGATGTGTATACGAACGGGCAAACACAAATTGGGCATAAGGTTGCCAGCATACCTATTTATCAGCGCGACCCGGCGCTGATCGTGGTTGAGCTATTATCGCTTTCTCCCAACGCCTATCGCTATTATAAACTCTTTGCCGACCAAACCCAGAACACGGGCACCCTGGCTGATTCACCACCGGCTCCCCTTGCGGGTAATGTACATAATTTGGCCAACCCGACGGAGAATGTCGTTGGTTATTTTTCTGCGGCATCAGTGGCCGTCAATCGGCATAAGATTAACCGTCAGGATGTAGCTTCGGGGATGTTTCAAGGCCTGTTCTTTGCCATCAATGGTCGGGTACCTCGAACGGAAGCTGATTTGCCAGGCAGTAACAATCCATTTGGTACAAGTTCATCTTCTTCCTTGTGTATTCCTAGCCAAAGCCGAACCGATCAACTTCCGCCCGGTTGGAATGATTAA